Part of the Syntrophorhabdaceae bacterium genome is shown below.
CTGCAAGCAGAGAAAGCCGCGCCTCTTTTATGAGCATCCAGACCATCTGCAGGCGTGTTGCACCGAGGGCCAGGATCTGAAGGCGGAGTTTTTTCGGGAGCTGCTGCATTGCGGCAACGGTAATACCCATCACGATCGGTGTCGCAATGATAGCCTGGGCGACAATAATTGCCAGGGGGGTATACAAGATGCCGAGAAACCCGAAAGGACCGTTGCGCCAGAGAAAGATGGTCACAAAAAGACCGACAACAACAGGAGGGAGTCCCATGCCGGTATTCACGAGGCTTACGACGATCCTTTTCCCCGGGAATTGGTTGAGGGCAATCACTGTTCCTGTAGACACACCGATAAGAATACTGATAATAGTAGCAATGCCGGATACCTTGAGAGACAGAAAGGTAATATTCAGGACTTCTTGATCGAGGGTTACAAGAAGCATGAATGCCTTTTTTATCCCTTCAAAGATCAGGTCCATTCTAACGCCCCCGAGAAAGCGTGTATGCGTCGATGCGATAATGCGTCAACATATTAACTCTTTATGTTTTCCGCATAAACGCTTTCTCACATCAACTGATATACGGTTTATTTCCCCAGCTCCTCAACTTTCTTTCCGGCGTCAGGGAAGAAAAGCGGTGAACCGAACTTCTCCACACCAAAGGTTTTGATGATGCCCTGTGTTTCCCCGGATACCATGAAGTCTGCAAATGCCTTTCCACCGGGGGTATTGACCTTTGGGAATTTTACCGGATTTACCTCGATCACATGATAGATATTGAGAAGGATCGCGTCGCCTTCCGCCAGTATGTCGAGGTCAAGCCTTTTCTTGAGGGCAAGGTATGTTCCCCTGTCAGCGAGCGTATAGGCCCTTTTCTCAGAGGCAACATTCAGCGTCTGTCCCATGCCGAGTCCGGTCTGCTGATACCACTTTTCACCTTCGTATTTGACCGCGGCTGTCTTCCATATGGATTTCTCTTTTGAATGGGTTCCGGAGTTGTCCCCTCTCGAAAGAAAAAGACTCTGTGCGGCGGCGATCTTCTTAAAAACCTCTGTCGCGGACTTTATCCCCTTGATCTTTGCGGGGTCTGCCGCCGGCCCGACGATAACAAAATCGTTGTGCATTATAAGCCGCCTGTTAATGCCATAACCATCTGCCACAAATTTCTTTTCTGCAGCGGGGGAATGCACGAGCAGGACATCGGCCTCGCCCTTCTGGCCCATTGCCATGGCCTGCCCGGAACCGACGGCAATGGTCTTCATGAAATAGCCGGTCTTTTTCTCAAAGATGGGGATCAGGACATCGAGGAGCCCCGAGTCCTGCGTGCTCGTTGTCGTTGCCAGGATGATGTTTTTCTGCTGCGCATCAACGGATGGTACAACCAGAAACGATGATACGAAAACCAATGCAATGAGGGCGATAAATGCGTGTGTTATTTTTTTCATAATGGTCCTCCTTTCTTGTTTTTATTGACTCATACCCTGGGATCTTCTCCACTCCTTTGAATTAGGGAAAAAGAGCGGACTTCCGTATTTGCCCTTCCCGAAATCCTTTATAATCGCCTGTCCTTTATCCGGAGCGGTAAGCCACTTTACAAATACAATTGCGCCTTCGTAATTTGCCTTGCTGAATTTTTTAGGATTGACCGGTATGAGAGTGATGTAATTCAGCAATGCCTTATCTCCTTCAACCAGTATAGGGAGTTTGATATCTTTTTTCAGCGCAAGAAAGGTTGCCCGGTCAATGACAACATAAGCCTTTCTCTGGTCAGCATAGAGAAGCGTTGCCATGTTTCCTTCCGAACCTTTTTCATACACAACATACCAATTGCCGGACGGTTTTACATCTGCCTTTTGCCACAAGGTCATCTCAGCGACATGGGTTCCTGATTTATCTCCTCTTGTCACAAAAAGCGATCCTTTTCCGGCAATCTTTTTCAGTGCAGCCGCTGCATCGCCCATCCCCTTGATGCCGGCAGGGTCATCGGCAGGGCCGACAATAACAAAGTCGTTATACATCAGGTCGGTCCTCTCTGTTCCAAACCCTTCATTTACGAACTTTTCTTCCAGGGATTTGGCATGAACCATCACGAGGTCGATATTGCCCTTCCGCGCGATATTCATTGCCGCCCCTGTTCCTGCACCAACGTGCCGTACCCGTATTCCGGTTTCTTTTTCGAACTGGTCCTCCAGGAGACCCACAATGCCGGAATCTATCGGTCCTATTGTGCTCGACAGTAAAATAAACTTATCGCTTTCGGCCTGGCACAACACGGGACTTGTTAATGAAACGACCAGCAAAAAGATGCAAACCCAGTATTTCACGCGTACCCTCCTTAATGAATTGTGTAATATTGGTATTAAAATAAACAAACAGACAAGAATATTCAAGAATAAAATACCATTATAATAACTAAATATTACCGATACTAACAATTTATAATAATACATGGGGTTTGAAAATCCTTTGCTTTTCCTATATACTTAAAAAATATGGAGATTATTTCAGCGAAAGAACTGGCAAGCTATTTGAGGATCAACGAAAAGAAGCTCTATAGGCTCGTTCAGGAATCCAGGATACCGCACCTGAAGATAGGCGGCAAGATAGCATTCACAAAGGAACTGATAAACCGATGGATTTTAGAAAGCACCGAGAGGGAAAAGGTGATTCTCATCGCCGGCAGCGACGACCATCTCCTTCGGAAGATGATCGACATCTATAACAACGAAAGGGAAGGAGTCATATTCTACGCACCCGTAGGCAGCATCAATGGGCTGAAGATACTCAAAAAAAATGCCGCAACCATGTCCTGCGTACATATCCTCGATGTCGAAAAAAGGGCATACACCCTTTCGTACATGGACCGCTATCTCTCGGCGGAGGGCTATGTGGTGGTCCAGCTCTTCTTCAGGGAGCAGGGGCTTTTTGTAAAGAAGGGAAACCCCAAAGGGATAGGCTCGCTGAAGGATATCGCTGGCAATGACGTAGCGTATATAAACAGAAACCAGGGCTCGGGAACAAGGCTGCTCTTCGATTTCCTTATAGGGGAAGCAAAGATTGCGCCGGATCACATCAAGGGGTATGACCGGGAGGTCGGATCCCACATCGAGGCCGGGCTGCGGGTCCTCGGAGGCAATGGCGACTGCGCGCCTGGCATACGCTACATTGCCAATATCCTTGGCCTCGATTTCATTCCCCTCTTTAACGAACGCTTTGACATGGTCATTCCTGAAGACCATTTTCACAGCGTTCAAGTGAAGTCCTTCCTCTCCTTTTTTGAGCAGCAGCGGCTTGTAAACAGCATAAGCGATTTTACAGGCTATGACGTGAGCAACACCGGCGGCATACTCTATCCCCACGCGTGAAACAACCAAATGCAATCTAAGGAACGGCAATACAGGCAGCGCATAGAGATATCTGTTAAGAAGGGGTCTGAAGAATTGCTCCCCGAAGAGATCTACGGCGAGTGCCTGTCGGGTGGTCTCTGGATCGAGGAGGCAAGGAACAAGACCGTCATCAAGGCCTACCCGGAAGATGCGGGCGTTTTTCAGGATCTCCTCAAAAGATCAGGCATCAGGGTATACGAGATAAAGATCGTGCAGGAGAGGGACCAGGATTATGCGGAACTGACAAAAAGATATTTTCAGCCGATCAGTATAGAGGATGTCATTGTTGCTGCGCCATGGAACAAGCGCAGGGAAAATAAGAAGACGATTATCATTGAGCCGGGCATGGCCTTCGGGACAGGGAGGCACGAATCAACAAGGATCATGATAAGGCTGATGAAAGATACGGATATAGGAGAAAAAGAGGTCCTCGACCTCGGATGCGGCTCGGCGATACTCTCCCTCTATGCGGCCCTCAAAGGCGCGAAAAGGGTTACCGCCGTAGACAATGACAAAGACGCAATAGAATCAGCGAAAAAGAATGCGTCGCTCAACGATGCAACGAACATCCGTTTTATCTGCACGGGATTGGAGAATATAAAAGGCGCGTATGATATCGTTCTTGCAAACCTCGACATCAGGACATTTTCAGATCACGCGCAGCATATTATGAAACTATCGAAGCGCGGAGGCACCGTCATCATCTCCGGCATACTGGGAAAGGACACAAAGCAAGCCCTTTCGCTTTTTCATTCTCTGACGTTATTGAGGATGGAGAAGAAAAACTCCTGGCGGGGATTTGTCCTGAAGAGAGCAGAGAGCAGAGAGCAGAGAGCAGAGAGCAGAGAGCAGAGAGCAGAGAGCAGAGAGCAGAGAGCAGAGAGCAGAGAGCAGAGAGCAGAGAGCTTGATACTGGATACTCGATACTGGGAAAAATAGAACAGCTTGTCATCACGAGGAGCAAGGCGACGTGGTGATCTGTGGTGACCTATTGTATGAGATTGCCGCGCTTCGCTCGCAATGACAATACGCTTTGTTTTGACAACAATGATAAGACTACAGAACTATCCGGTGAGTGTATTACGTT
Proteins encoded:
- a CDS encoding ABC transporter permease gives rise to the protein MDLIFEGIKKAFMLLVTLDQEVLNITFLSLKVSGIATIISILIGVSTGTVIALNQFPGKRIVVSLVNTGMGLPPVVVGLFVTIFLWRNGPFGFLGILYTPLAIIVAQAIIATPIVMGITVAAMQQLPKKLRLQILALGATRLQMVWMLIKEARLSLLAAIMAGFGGVISEIGASIMVGGNIKGYSRVLTTATVMETSRGNFDVAIALSIILLLLAYFINLILTHIQQKERPR
- a CDS encoding substrate-binding domain-containing protein, with protein sequence MKKITHAFIALIALVFVSSFLVVPSVDAQQKNIILATTTSTQDSGLLDVLIPIFEKKTGYFMKTIAVGSGQAMAMGQKGEADVLLVHSPAAEKKFVADGYGINRRLIMHNDFVIVGPAADPAKIKGIKSATEVFKKIAAAQSLFLSRGDNSGTHSKEKSIWKTAAVKYEGEKWYQQTGLGMGQTLNVASEKRAYTLADRGTYLALKKRLDLDILAEGDAILLNIYHVIEVNPVKFPKVNTPGGKAFADFMVSGETQGIIKTFGVEKFGSPLFFPDAGKKVEELGK
- a CDS encoding substrate-binding domain-containing protein; translated protein: MKYWVCIFLLVVSLTSPVLCQAESDKFILLSSTIGPIDSGIVGLLEDQFEKETGIRVRHVGAGTGAAMNIARKGNIDLVMVHAKSLEEKFVNEGFGTERTDLMYNDFVIVGPADDPAGIKGMGDAAAALKKIAGKGSLFVTRGDKSGTHVAEMTLWQKADVKPSGNWYVVYEKGSEGNMATLLYADQRKAYVVIDRATFLALKKDIKLPILVEGDKALLNYITLIPVNPKKFSKANYEGAIVFVKWLTAPDKGQAIIKDFGKGKYGSPLFFPNSKEWRRSQGMSQ
- a CDS encoding substrate-binding domain-containing protein, with translation MEIISAKELASYLRINEKKLYRLVQESRIPHLKIGGKIAFTKELINRWILESTEREKVILIAGSDDHLLRKMIDIYNNEREGVIFYAPVGSINGLKILKKNAATMSCVHILDVEKRAYTLSYMDRYLSAEGYVVVQLFFREQGLFVKKGNPKGIGSLKDIAGNDVAYINRNQGSGTRLLFDFLIGEAKIAPDHIKGYDREVGSHIEAGLRVLGGNGDCAPGIRYIANILGLDFIPLFNERFDMVIPEDHFHSVQVKSFLSFFEQQRLVNSISDFTGYDVSNTGGILYPHA
- a CDS encoding 50S ribosomal protein L11 methyltransferase — its product is MQSKERQYRQRIEISVKKGSEELLPEEIYGECLSGGLWIEEARNKTVIKAYPEDAGVFQDLLKRSGIRVYEIKIVQERDQDYAELTKRYFQPISIEDVIVAAPWNKRRENKKTIIIEPGMAFGTGRHESTRIMIRLMKDTDIGEKEVLDLGCGSAILSLYAALKGAKRVTAVDNDKDAIESAKKNASLNDATNIRFICTGLENIKGAYDIVLANLDIRTFSDHAQHIMKLSKRGGTVIISGILGKDTKQALSLFHSLTLLRMEKKNSWRGFVLKRAESREQRAESREQRAESREQRAESREQRAESLILDTRYWEK